A window from uncultured Desulfobacter sp. encodes these proteins:
- a CDS encoding class I SAM-dependent methyltransferase, producing MNTKDTAAIEFSLNWDSGDAHHIDTTYIPAIDFWRDIFPQKLEQRLKHMQAGEHCRVDFSAGELVPAFSSRKIIQFSENGFDCSRSPFPVSAETGRFYPSGYAHRALNCFPQNVTPFRIIAMGNKHITADSNHPLAQYPISVHARMMSRKMAGAERGGTCHDITEVITNDGPGMQFPCQNAYNITLAQSPLPRENNQPDRDFYSLPRMVPHLDSCAREHIREQYGKLLKPGSRILDLMSSWDSHLPATLSDCRVTGLGMNSEELDANGKLATRLVQDLNETPKLPMADNSFDAVICTASIEYLTRPVAVLQEVRRVLSPNGIFIISFSDRWFPGKQIAVWGQLHPFERLGLVLKMCMQARLGNLHTQTIRGYPRPWDDPHIRERHTSDPLFIVWGNA from the coding sequence ATGAATACCAAAGATACCGCAGCCATTGAGTTCTCCCTGAATTGGGACAGTGGTGACGCACACCATATCGATACCACTTATATACCGGCAATTGATTTCTGGCGGGATATCTTCCCGCAAAAACTTGAACAACGCCTTAAACACATGCAGGCCGGGGAGCATTGCCGGGTAGATTTTTCTGCCGGCGAACTGGTGCCTGCTTTTTCTTCCAGGAAAATCATTCAGTTTTCTGAAAATGGGTTCGACTGCTCCCGGTCACCGTTTCCGGTTTCGGCAGAAACGGGGCGTTTTTATCCAAGCGGATATGCGCACAGAGCCTTGAACTGTTTTCCTCAGAATGTGACACCTTTTCGCATTATTGCCATGGGAAATAAACACATCACCGCTGACAGCAATCATCCCCTGGCACAATACCCCATCAGCGTTCATGCCCGGATGATGTCACGAAAGATGGCCGGTGCCGAGCGGGGCGGAACCTGCCATGATATTACCGAGGTTATAACGAATGATGGACCGGGCATGCAGTTCCCCTGTCAAAACGCTTATAATATCACGCTTGCCCAATCGCCTCTGCCCCGGGAAAACAACCAGCCTGACCGTGATTTTTACAGCCTCCCCAGAATGGTGCCGCATCTGGACAGCTGTGCCCGGGAACATATTCGCGAACAATACGGCAAGCTCTTGAAGCCCGGCAGCCGGATTCTGGATCTGATGTCCAGCTGGGATTCACATTTGCCCGCTACCCTGTCAGACTGCCGGGTCACAGGGCTTGGCATGAATTCCGAGGAGCTGGATGCAAACGGCAAACTGGCTACCCGGCTTGTACAGGATCTCAACGAAACCCCCAAACTGCCCATGGCTGACAACAGTTTTGATGCCGTGATCTGTACTGCCTCCATCGAGTACCTCACACGCCCAGTGGCGGTATTGCAGGAGGTTCGTCGGGTTTTATCCCCGAACGGGATTTTCATCATATCCTTTTCCGACCGCTGGTTTCCCGGTAAACAGATTGCCGTGTGGGGGCAGCTGCATCCGTTTGAGCGGTTGGGCCTGGTTTTGAAAATGTGCATGCAGGCCCGACTGGGCAATCTGCATACACAGACCATCCGGGGATATCCAAGGCCCTGGGATGATCCGCATATTCGTGAACGCCACACCTCGGATCCTTTGTTTATTGTCTGGGGCAATGCCTGA
- the phrB gene encoding deoxyribodipyrimidine photo-lyase — translation MQLVWFRRDLRTQDNTALHGAVRFARAHNEAVTAIFTATPDQWEGHDMAPIQADLIYRRLFALQKDLQELHIDLLYKETKDYEEAAKYVAATADRIQADTLWFNCEYPLNETRRDQLAEKLMAMQGRQTQACHDTCLCPPGTVLNRQGTYYKVFTPFARACSEQLQGLVPSLMPLRPVTQAELPSDIKSLILSPEQPFSYPRVSSRAYSADTKAIQKKLSDFCTGPMNAYDRQRDFPAVSGTSGLSPYLAIGAISSRMCLAGVISVEQSQGGTTWKNELLWRDFYHHLMFFIPGLSRQASFHAWGDRLLWDDNPELFAAWQAGKTGYPIVDAAMRQLNQTGWMHNRLRMITASFLTKDLHIDWRHGQAYFMRHLVDGDFPANNGGWQWSASTGCDAQPYFRIFNPVSQGRKFDPGGQFVREWLPELEGVPDLYVHCPWTWSGSKQIPYPPPIVDHAKERLIALAHYSKESKRN, via the coding sequence ATGCAGTTGGTTTGGTTCAGACGGGATTTGCGGACCCAGGACAATACGGCGCTTCATGGGGCGGTTCGCTTTGCCCGGGCACACAATGAGGCCGTGACGGCCATCTTTACGGCCACCCCGGATCAATGGGAAGGGCACGATATGGCCCCAATCCAGGCCGATCTTATTTACAGGCGGCTTTTTGCCCTTCAAAAAGATCTGCAGGAACTGCACATTGACCTTTTGTACAAAGAGACAAAAGACTATGAAGAGGCGGCAAAGTACGTGGCTGCCACGGCTGATCGTATACAGGCAGATACCCTGTGGTTCAACTGCGAATACCCGCTCAACGAAACCCGGCGTGATCAGCTGGCCGAAAAATTGATGGCCATGCAGGGACGGCAGACCCAGGCCTGCCATGATACCTGTCTGTGCCCGCCCGGCACAGTTCTTAACCGCCAGGGAACATATTATAAGGTGTTTACGCCCTTTGCCCGGGCCTGCAGTGAGCAGCTGCAAGGGCTTGTGCCGTCTTTGATGCCGCTGCGGCCCGTGACCCAAGCTGAACTGCCTTCGGATATAAAAAGCTTAATCCTGTCACCGGAACAGCCCTTCAGCTATCCCAGAGTGTCCAGCCGGGCATATTCTGCCGACACAAAGGCCATCCAAAAAAAATTAAGTGATTTCTGCACAGGCCCCATGAACGCCTATGACCGGCAACGGGATTTTCCGGCTGTTTCAGGAACCAGCGGACTTTCCCCCTATCTTGCCATTGGGGCAATATCGTCACGCATGTGTCTGGCCGGCGTGATTTCGGTAGAACAAAGCCAGGGCGGCACCACTTGGAAAAATGAACTGTTATGGCGGGATTTTTATCATCACCTGATGTTTTTTATCCCGGGACTTAGTCGACAGGCCTCTTTCCATGCCTGGGGAGACAGACTTTTATGGGATGATAATCCGGAACTGTTCGCGGCCTGGCAGGCGGGGAAAACAGGATACCCCATCGTCGATGCGGCCATGCGCCAGCTCAATCAGACCGGCTGGATGCACAACAGGCTGCGCATGATTACGGCAAGTTTTTTAACCAAGGACCTTCACATTGACTGGCGCCATGGCCAGGCCTATTTCATGCGCCATCTGGTGGATGGCGATTTCCCCGCCAATAACGGTGGCTGGCAGTGGTCCGCATCCACCGGTTGTGACGCCCAGCCCTATTTTCGTATCTTCAATCCTGTCAGTCAGGGGCGAAAATTTGATCCCGGGGGACAGTTTGTCCGGGAATGGCTTCCTGAGCTTGAAGGGGTGCCGGACCTTTATGTGCATTGTCCGTGGACATGGTCTGGCAGCAAACAGATCCCATACCCGCCCCCCATTGTGGATCATGCCAAAGAGCGCCTTATTGCGCTTGCACATTATTCAAAGGAAAGTAAAAGGAATTGA
- a CDS encoding MerR family transcriptional regulator: protein MDADTQNLNEQRACQGKPKNIVNGLDGQTGSGVIIRRAAELTGVKPVTLRAWERRYHLITPERNAKGHRLYSPDQIDTIREICRWLERGVSIGKVKGLLSGSGKNTAPAQTNDTLAAADDLLQALSDLNSKRADNIINRICREYPPKIAVRQCFLPVIDALGQLKRQQRSMGRALLQFLLISRLSAMIRSENKAASIPCLAISLNPPGSLAAWLWLVSMAGQGLHITLLDGVEDIAGLVGHERLQTYEHLAVFANRVPTKKQQQDIVNLSRLFDAGHFHASTVIETLCGAEPKK from the coding sequence ATGGACGCTGATACGCAAAATTTAAATGAACAACGGGCCTGCCAGGGCAAGCCGAAGAATATCGTGAACGGCTTGGACGGGCAGACCGGTTCCGGTGTTATCATCCGCAGGGCCGCAGAACTTACCGGTGTTAAACCCGTGACCCTGCGTGCCTGGGAACGAAGATATCATCTGATTACACCGGAACGAAATGCCAAAGGGCATCGCCTGTACAGTCCGGATCAGATTGACACCATTCGGGAGATCTGCCGCTGGCTGGAGCGCGGGGTATCCATCGGAAAAGTCAAAGGGTTGCTTTCGGGTTCCGGAAAAAACACAGCCCCTGCACAAACGAATGATACCCTCGCTGCCGCAGATGATCTGCTGCAGGCACTTTCCGACTTAAACAGCAAGCGGGCCGATAATATTATCAATCGAATATGCCGGGAGTACCCGCCAAAGATCGCTGTACGTCAATGCTTTTTGCCTGTCATTGACGCATTGGGGCAGTTGAAACGCCAACAACGCTCTATGGGAAGGGCATTGCTGCAATTCCTTTTAATCAGCCGCCTGAGTGCAATGATCAGATCTGAAAATAAGGCAGCCTCCATACCGTGCCTGGCCATCAGCCTGAATCCTCCAGGCAGCCTTGCCGCCTGGCTCTGGCTGGTTTCCATGGCCGGGCAGGGGCTTCATATCACCCTGCTTGATGGCGTTGAAGATATCGCAGGTCTTGTTGGTCATGAACGTCTTCAAACGTATGAACACCTGGCCGTCTTTGCAAACCGGGTGCCCACAAAGAAGCAGCAGCAGGATATCGTCAATCTGTCCCGGCTGTTTGATGCAGGCCATTTTCACGCTTCCACTGTCATTGAAACCCTGTGTGGTGCAGAACCTAAAAAATAA
- a CDS encoding ADP-ribosylglycohydrolase family protein, whose amino-acid sequence MRAKIQAGIMAAFTADALALGAHWVYDIAQIKDKYGCLDFMASPEIAPFHKGKKKGDFTHYGDQMFLLLESLSYCSGFDLDNFSTQWKAMFEDYSGWVDGATKETLANFEKGKSPQEAGSGSTDLGGASRMVPLALFYGEDRETFIANADTQTAMTHNHPQVRESARFFASAAIEAAEGRKPLDALEMAQKELSSDSVIYQMITDGLESVDKETKQAIAGFGQMCETQAALRGTIHLIAKYPNDLKTAMVENVMAGGDSSARGILCAFILGICNGMDAIPEQWIKDMRLAGRIRSLAGITA is encoded by the coding sequence ATGAGAGCAAAAATACAAGCGGGCATCATGGCCGCTTTCACGGCAGACGCGCTGGCTTTGGGCGCACACTGGGTTTACGACATCGCCCAGATAAAAGACAAATACGGATGCCTGGATTTTATGGCATCTCCGGAAATCGCACCATTCCATAAAGGAAAGAAGAAAGGCGATTTCACCCATTATGGAGATCAGATGTTCCTGCTGCTTGAGTCCCTTTCATATTGCTCAGGTTTCGATCTGGACAATTTTTCAACCCAGTGGAAGGCGATGTTTGAGGATTACAGCGGCTGGGTGGACGGCGCCACCAAGGAAACATTAGCCAATTTCGAAAAAGGAAAGTCCCCCCAAGAGGCCGGGTCAGGTTCAACAGATTTAGGCGGTGCGTCTCGAATGGTTCCACTGGCACTTTTTTATGGGGAGGACCGTGAGACGTTTATCGCCAACGCAGACACACAAACTGCAATGACCCACAATCACCCCCAGGTCAGAGAGAGCGCCCGTTTTTTTGCAAGCGCTGCAATTGAGGCGGCTGAAGGCAGAAAACCCCTGGATGCCCTGGAAATGGCCCAAAAAGAACTCTCTTCAGATTCCGTTATCTACCAGATGATCACAGATGGACTTGAAAGTGTCGATAAAGAGACAAAACAGGCCATCGCAGGTTTCGGCCAGATGTGTGAAACCCAGGCTGCCCTGCGCGGCACGATTCATCTGATTGCCAAATATCCCAATGACCTGAAAACGGCAATGGTTGAAAATGTCATGGCCGGCGGGGATTCTTCTGCCCGGGGTATTCTTTGTGCATTTATTCTTGGAATCTGTAACGGCATGGATGCCATCCCGGAACAGTGGATAAAAGACATGCGGTTGGCTGGAAGAATCCGGTCATTGGCCGGAATAACGGCATAA
- a CDS encoding transposase yields MHRKNIRRLITKQLKKSFPNWKTMTRASKKELTEQIMMEIVEQYDYSQSLDIPIEDLIGIEAQSPTAGIRSLPEMASYIENFHSDNLFNFDTLKKPYPEIVDQELQFIDQLIDDQLINSLIAPDGYSAAHRDIQPYQLFRMELLKIIKYPEISYRKFCSDEYFGKERKQNRRFIRLSLKAKKQVDHTELCHFRSDLKFNQLMNVLVYFLHHFYKSGCLENTVIHGVDSSELPSEVNYPLCAIEINGKKVRIYSDLDCDCGKRRNKRDKSHYVIGYRMHTLTAINPTNGHSFPLVSLVGAANHHDSLFLKPLIKLAQALGIDIKLITADQAYHDSDGSVLNETGVYVVAPASEQAKLPENVLQSPVRVTCNDSCEIPMDYLGTTLDGHEFRCGATPGECMFASSCPKSRIIGFDNGHFQPMPTFHNGSQSAIEIRKNCERPFNLMKKREGLEQTRVRSQHGVVVRSVLTTIVTLLIEMAGTRHKPQKKDNKQKELFASTG; encoded by the coding sequence ATGCATAGAAAAAATATCAGGCGGCTCATCACAAAGCAATTAAAAAAGAGTTTTCCGAACTGGAAAACGATGACAAGGGCGTCCAAAAAAGAACTGACAGAACAAATCATGATGGAGATTGTGGAGCAATACGATTATTCTCAATCTCTGGACATCCCCATCGAGGACCTCATAGGTATTGAAGCTCAATCCCCTACAGCAGGCATTCGTAGTCTTCCTGAAATGGCATCTTACATTGAGAATTTTCATTCCGATAACCTGTTTAATTTTGACACCCTGAAAAAGCCATACCCTGAAATTGTAGATCAGGAATTGCAGTTTATTGACCAACTCATAGATGACCAGCTTATCAATAGCTTGATCGCGCCCGATGGTTACTCCGCTGCACACAGGGATATTCAGCCCTACCAATTATTTCGGATGGAGCTGTTAAAAATTATCAAATATCCTGAAATCAGTTACAGGAAATTTTGCAGCGATGAATATTTTGGCAAAGAGCGAAAGCAAAACAGGCGTTTTATTCGGTTGTCGTTAAAGGCTAAAAAACAGGTAGATCATACTGAATTATGTCATTTCCGGAGCGACCTGAAATTTAATCAATTGATGAACGTCCTGGTATATTTCCTCCACCATTTTTATAAATCGGGTTGTCTTGAGAATACCGTTATTCATGGTGTTGATTCCAGTGAACTGCCGTCCGAAGTCAATTATCCCCTTTGCGCCATTGAAATCAACGGCAAAAAAGTACGAATTTATTCCGATCTGGACTGTGATTGTGGGAAACGCCGGAACAAAAGGGATAAGTCGCATTATGTCATTGGATACCGGATGCATACACTAACCGCTATTAATCCCACAAACGGCCATAGCTTTCCATTGGTATCCCTTGTGGGGGCAGCGAATCATCACGACAGCCTGTTTCTGAAACCATTGATCAAGCTTGCTCAAGCATTAGGCATTGATATTAAATTGATAACCGCAGACCAGGCTTACCACGATAGTGATGGTTCGGTTCTCAATGAAACAGGTGTCTATGTCGTGGCCCCTGCATCGGAGCAAGCGAAATTGCCCGAGAATGTATTGCAATCTCCGGTGAGAGTTACCTGCAATGATTCTTGTGAAATTCCAATGGATTATCTGGGTACAACACTGGATGGCCATGAATTTAGGTGTGGAGCAACGCCCGGCGAATGTATGTTTGCATCAAGTTGCCCTAAATCGAGAATAATTGGTTTTGATAACGGTCATTTCCAGCCAATGCCAACTTTTCATAACGGGTCGCAATCAGCAATCGAAATTCGAAAGAACTGCGAACGGCCTTTCAATTTGATGAAAAAAAGAGAAGGCCTTGAACAGACGAGAGTGAGAAGCCAGCATGGTGTAGTTGTCCGATCAGTATTGACGACAATTGTAACATTGTTGATTGAAATGGCTGGGACAAGACATAAACCGCAGAAAAAAGATAATAAACAAAAGGAGTTGTTTGCCTCAACAGGATAG